From Candidatus Methylacidiphilales bacterium:
ATTCAATATGGAATGCAGTGGCAAGGTGGAAGACTTAAAACTTGAATCTGACACCGCTTTCCGTTTGCGGGTGACCTGTTCTCAATGCAAAACGTCCGCCACGGCGGACGCCCTCCAAAGTCCGCTGCTGCGGGCAATTCAAACTTCTAAATTCTGACTACTATCTTCTGCCTTCTGCCCTCTGACTTCCGATCTCTGCCTTCTCCCCTCACACTTTGCTACTGCGGAATCTCCGCAACACAATGAGTATTCCAAGACCACCCAGCAACATCGCGTACGTCGAAGGCTCGGGAACAGCGCTTACCAGAATTGCGTTGACCAATGGTCCTGAAGCTACAATGGGGCCTCTGGTAAACGTCATAATGATTTGCCCACTACCGTTGGCAACGGCGGTATCATTCCACTCCCAGATCCAATGACCGCTGCCCCCGACATTGTTCATCGTATTGGTAGCCGTATCGCCATTGAGTGATACCTGCGTGTCGCGGGCGTTCGCATCGTATCCGAGCGCTGAACTGATTAGGTCCACGCGATATGTGTTACCAGCGGTCAGGCCGCTGGCGGTGGCGATGAACGTATTGTCCCCGCCTTTAAAAGCAAGGCCGGCGTTCGCAAGGGTCAGCAGGTTATTGTCCTCCGACGTGGCGGAGCCGATGAAGCCAGCGTTCGCAAAGGTATCAGCACTACTTGCGCCGAGAAATTGCATCGTGGGACTTGAAGTGAACGTGATGTTATTGACAAGGGTCGTGCCGACGTCCTGGCTAAAACTCTGCCCCTGCCATGTAAGCGGTCCTGTCTGGTTTGGACCCGCGAAAATT
This genomic window contains:
- a CDS encoding PEP-CTERM sorting domain-containing protein; its protein translation is MELHSDLRTVTSLRRGFAISVVAAFIAMSAQRASAATLIQLTGGDTTDGVDISSLSVVAGGIFAGPNQTGPLTWQGQSFSQDVGTTLVNNITFTSSPTMQFLGASSADTFANAGFIGSATSEDNNLLTLANAGLAFKGGDNTFIATASGLTAGNTYRVDLISSALGYDANARDTQVSLNGDTATNTMNNVGGSGHWIWEWNDTAVANGSGQIIMTFTRGPIVASGPLVNAILVSAVPEPSTYAMLLGGLGILIVLRRFRSSKV